One Pseudomonas brassicacearum genomic region harbors:
- the mexE gene encoding multidrug efflux RND transporter periplasmic adaptor subunit MexE has protein sequence MEHSLSKLRFPLALLSVLVMSACGKTPDTAASMPPAKVSVAKVLEQPVNEWDEFTGRLEAPETVEIRPRVSGQIDEVAFTEGALVKKGDLLFQIDPRPFQAEVRRLEAQLAQARATATRSENEAQRGERLRLSNAISAELADSRTSAAQEARAAAAAIQAQLDLAKLNLSFTRVTSPISGRVSRADITAGNLVTADVTALTSVVSTDKVYAYFDADERVFLKYTQLARQGQRGQATPVYMGLSNEDGNPHQGQMNFVDNQVNPQTGTIRGRAVFDNKDGTYTPGLYARLKLVGSGTYSAVLINDEAVGTDLGKKFVLVMDAENKPAYRAVELGPKIEGLRIVRNGLSKDDTIIVKGLQRARPGSPVTPEIIPMASDETLAALAQQRKALEASNLPQVAPSKAASGSAGKLAAATPRG, from the coding sequence ATGGAACATTCACTTTCAAAACTGCGCTTTCCCCTCGCACTGCTGTCGGTGCTGGTGATGAGCGCCTGCGGCAAGACTCCCGACACGGCAGCTTCCATGCCGCCGGCCAAAGTCAGTGTGGCCAAGGTGTTGGAGCAACCCGTCAACGAATGGGATGAATTCACCGGACGCCTCGAAGCACCGGAAACCGTCGAGATTCGCCCGCGGGTTTCCGGACAGATCGATGAAGTGGCCTTCACCGAAGGCGCGCTGGTCAAGAAAGGCGACCTGCTGTTCCAGATCGACCCACGCCCCTTCCAGGCTGAAGTACGTCGTCTTGAAGCCCAACTGGCCCAGGCCCGCGCCACCGCCACCCGCAGCGAAAACGAGGCCCAGCGCGGCGAACGCCTGCGCTTGAGCAACGCCATTTCCGCCGAGCTGGCAGACTCGCGCACCAGCGCCGCCCAGGAAGCCCGCGCCGCCGCTGCGGCCATCCAGGCGCAATTGGACCTGGCCAAGCTGAACCTGAGTTTCACCCGCGTCACCTCGCCCATCAGCGGTCGCGTCAGCCGGGCGGACATCACCGCCGGCAACCTGGTGACCGCCGACGTCACGGCGCTGACCAGCGTAGTGTCCACCGACAAGGTCTACGCCTACTTCGACGCCGACGAGCGCGTCTTCCTCAAATACACCCAACTCGCCCGCCAGGGTCAGCGCGGCCAAGCCACGCCGGTCTACATGGGCCTGTCCAACGAGGACGGCAACCCGCACCAGGGCCAGATGAACTTCGTCGACAACCAGGTCAACCCGCAGACCGGCACCATCCGCGGTCGCGCTGTGTTCGACAACAAAGACGGCACCTACACCCCAGGCCTGTATGCCCGACTGAAGCTGGTGGGCAGCGGCACTTATTCCGCCGTGCTGATCAACGACGAAGCCGTGGGCACCGACCTGGGCAAGAAGTTCGTGCTGGTGATGGACGCCGAGAACAAGCCTGCGTATCGCGCCGTCGAGCTGGGGCCGAAGATCGAAGGCCTGCGCATCGTGCGCAACGGCTTGAGCAAGGACGACACTATCATCGTCAAGGGGCTGCAACGGGCTCGTCCAGGTTCGCCGGTGACGCCTGAAATCATTCCGATGGCCAGCGACGAAACCCTCGCCGCCCTGGCACAACAACGTAAAGCGCTCGAAGCCAGCAACCTGCCCCAAGTCGCGCCGTCCAAGGCTGCGTCTGGATCGGCAGGCAAACTGGCCGCTGCGACCCCACGCGGTTAA
- a CDS encoding substrate-binding periplasmic protein produces MSPITRVLNARTKALPRLCLLLPLVVAHNAWGEAPTIELHILDAPPLTFVDDPRGHGIVGDVAVAAMAKAGYTVKIHVLPWARSQKHVSEEHDHLIAPLSRIPGREDRFTWIAMVMPMERAFFSLDKRVNSFAQAKETYRKIGVGLGSAQEEILRTEGFRDDQIYPLAIGDNPAQMLLMGRIDAWFNGVPESRYIWPKVSKRKLLMSSVKSSADLYLACSKQCSPKMVQDLREAVDTLRAEGELKRIHDVYLPD; encoded by the coding sequence GCTGGTGGTTGCCCATAACGCGTGGGGCGAAGCCCCAACGATTGAATTGCACATCCTGGACGCGCCCCCGCTGACGTTTGTCGACGACCCCAGGGGGCACGGTATCGTTGGCGATGTCGCCGTGGCTGCCATGGCGAAGGCCGGGTACACCGTGAAAATCCATGTGCTCCCCTGGGCCCGGTCACAGAAACACGTCAGCGAAGAACATGACCACTTGATCGCGCCCCTGTCGCGCATACCTGGGCGTGAAGATCGTTTTACCTGGATTGCCATGGTCATGCCCATGGAGCGCGCCTTTTTCAGCCTCGACAAGCGGGTGAACAGCTTCGCCCAAGCGAAAGAAACCTACCGCAAGATCGGCGTCGGCCTGGGCAGTGCACAGGAGGAGATCCTGCGCACCGAAGGGTTCAGGGACGACCAGATCTATCCGCTGGCCATCGGCGACAACCCCGCCCAGATGCTCTTGATGGGACGCATCGATGCCTGGTTCAACGGCGTCCCGGAGAGTCGCTATATCTGGCCGAAGGTGTCCAAGCGCAAACTGCTCATGAGCTCGGTCAAAAGCAGTGCGGATCTCTACCTGGCCTGTTCCAAGCAATGTTCCCCAAAAATGGTTCAGGACTTGCGCGAGGCCGTTGACACCCTTCGCGCGGAGGGCGAACTTAAGCGTATCCATGACGTCTATTTGCCGGACTAG